The Rosa rugosa chromosome 1, drRosRugo1.1, whole genome shotgun sequence genomic sequence attctttatttgttattATGACTCATATACTATCATGAACAGAAATACCACTACGTAAAGAACTTGTCTTCTATGTTGAGTCCAATCCACATTGGAGTGGGGTGAATAGAATTACAAAATACCTCTAGAAGGAGACTTTTCAACTAAGAATAAGATTGATGCTGCAGTAGCCAGTCGGTTTAAATAAGTCTGTCTGTAACGTAGCCCAGTCTTCATAGCTTGGTTTCAAGTCTTGAAAGTGACACAAAGGTGTGCTAATAATTCAACGACCCTATTTTCTTCTGCGGCCAGATTTTAGGGTTTCGGAGCCCGACTGGAACTTCGTCTCATGCTTCATAGTCGTTAAACACTTAAACCTTCTAGAGTCCTGGACCTTTTTAGGAAGAATATGACGCGATACCATTTGTCGTAGGGCACGAATCTCAACTGCTCCTTTTATCTGTTCATCAGAGTACGACTTAGACCTGACCCTACAACATAGACTTGCAGTTTAATAGGCAACACCACATTTTCAGGGAAGAGGGCCATGTATGAACTATGAACCCTAGACAAATTCAAATGCAAAAGTACAAGTTTGATGACCCTTTGTTGATTAATTAAGAGAATGAAATATGATTATATGGGTAGTGTTCCTTAACTAATTTCTGGCATTATTTGTTTTGCCACTGTAAATGCATGTGTCAAAGATTAGATGATCAAGACAAAATCATTATGGTTTAGATGATTCTGGTTCTGTGAAAGCTTGAGTTCTAATGGTTAAGACCATTTTTTCCATGATACTTCTGAAGTCATGAAATTTCGTGTTCTAGTGATCGAGAACCTGACATTATGCTATAGAGTGCGAGTTTCCCTGCTTATTTGAGCAAATCTTGTCGCTGAGACACTGACACTGATTTATCTTTTAAAGAGTCTCATCTATGTATAGTGCAATATgtcattctcaaagaaaaaaaaatggtataGTGCAATATTTAGAATTTAGTATAGCTAGTAGAAAGATTGAAGAAGAAAGACGAGAGTTCCATATGAAAACCGAATGCCTAAATTGGAGATCGAATTCTTACATATACTTTGCCGCATCTTAGAGAGTCAAAATCCCCTTTTATGTTTACCACATTTTCCAAGATTATACCATCCTGCTCTTCCTAGCTACAAAATTTGGGCCAACATTTCTGTGCAGAGAATAGCAAGCCCCATCTTGCAGGAGGCATCAAAATCTTATCATATAAACTCTAAATGCAGACTAGTGGAATAAACTCTGTCACTAGTTATTGGGTGGAGCAAGACACTTATTGCTAGTTCCTTCTCTATCATCCATTTTGAAGCCACCCTCATTGTTTGTTCGAGCAACTTTTTCTGCTCCTGAACTGGATTCATCTCCCATGGTCTCCTCATTGTCATTCTTTCCTGATCCTAACATGGCATCTTCCTGCTTTTCTGAAGCATCCTCTTCATTTCCAAAACTCCATCCAGGGATGATCTGTCCCCCTTGTGTGATAACAATACCGCTATTGTACAAACCATTGGGGCCAATATTTAGCTCGTTTCTCTCCATTTCAGAGGTATTGTTATAAGGCCATGGGATGTTCTGAGGATAGATAGGGTAGGTAGTCCTACAGTTGTTAGCCTTGACATCAGTACCTTTCATTTCCAAAGAAGCAGAACTCCCATTTCCACGTGTTTGGACAGCAGGAAGTTCGTGCTGAAATTGATAGTGGAATGCAGGCATTGTCGAACTGGTTCCATTTATCTCCATATTGCCACCAGAATGTGTGACAACATGTGAGGCATTGTTTCCTTGCTCAACAGCGGCTGTTAAGTGACATGCTTTTTCTTTGTCTTCCACCTTGTTGAGGATTACTTTCTCAAACAAATGTGATTTACTATCAAACTGTTGAGCATTGCATACTACAGATTTTCTGCCACGAGCTCGGCGATGAGACTTATCAGGAGAATGCACTGCATCAGCTGAAGCAACTGATCTCTTTGGTCTCCCTCTCTTTGATGGTTTTGCAGATAAAACAGCCCCGCTAACTTGAGCAGTGGTCTCTTCTGCTCCTGCTTTAAGAGAAGACAGTTCTGCTTCGAGCCTTGTTAAGCAATTTTTGTAATCAGTTGCTTCTGATTGCAAGTGGTTGATTGCACTCCATAGCTGAACATTTTCTGCAGACTACAATCTCGGAACCAGAAATGCTCAGTTTATATCACATCGACTAGATCATAAAATCAGAATACATACgtttaaaaggaaaataaagaTTCGTACTTGAACATCCCAAAGCTGCTGGTGCTTCTTAGAAAGTTTTGCTGGTGGCCTGATAATTCCTTTTTCAAAGGTTTGCCCAAGAGTTGCAGAACAACTAGGCAGCGATGCAGGTGGTGAAGAGATGCAGCCTCCTGGAAAAGCATATGTGCACAGAGGTTGTGGTGCTTGTGCTTGATTCCACCAAGATAAGGAATCACATGAACCTGTAAACAATAAAGCTTCACCTTCATATGTGCTATCACTCAAATTTTAGCCGCTTGCTGATATTCTAAATATCAAACTAAAAACTTTGTCAGCAAACTTGCATTATACAAGAAAGAAATGCTGACATGTTTACAAAGTTTCTTGTATAATACTATATGGTTTTTAGTATAATGCAAGTTTGCTGACAAAGTTGCTGACAAAATTTTTACTTTGACAGCAAACTTGCATTAAGTACACAAACTATCAATTATCAAGTCATATAGTATTGAACAATGGTTTTTGATTATTTTCTAGTCAGGCATCAAAGATATAATGTATGCAGATCAATCAGTCATACTGCCGCAAAGAAGTATGTGACGATGCAGAACATGGAAATGACTAAAGTTACATGTTTACCTGGAAAGCCTGGATATGGGTACCCAACATGGTAATAGAAATTGGGAACCTGAGTTTGGTTTGTTGTTGAAGTTCCACCACTAATATCAGTTGCTCCAACAGCAACAAATGGCTGGCAAGTTGGCGGTGCATTGGAGGCAGAAAATGGATAACCAGGCTGCTGTGGTAGCCAAAAGGGAGCAGCTGACTGGGAATAGTTCTGTGGTGGCTGGCCATGCTGGACCTGATGTGGAAACTGCGGCCATTGGCTTATAATGCCAGG encodes the following:
- the LOC133722515 gene encoding uncharacterized protein LOC133722515, which codes for MEKKRKKDEKVACTTSQEPETDHHILSKDHQSQVDTEPLTKSTNTDSPSNGNVPSLCHQYPVTFPWPYTPQHGGEQCPLVSRPFVATQSPLPGIISQWPQFPHQVQHGQPPQNYSQSAAPFWLPQQPGYPFSASNAPPTCQPFVAVGATDISGGTSTTNQTQVPNFYYHVGYPYPGFPGSCDSLSWWNQAQAPQPLCTYAFPGGCISSPPASLPSCSATLGQTFEKGIIRPPAKLSKKHQQLWDVQSAENVQLWSAINHLQSEATDYKNCLTRLEAELSSLKAGAEETTAQVSGAVLSAKPSKRGRPKRSVASADAVHSPDKSHRRARGRKSVVCNAQQFDSKSHLFEKVILNKVEDKEKACHLTAAVEQGNNASHVVTHSGGNMEINGTSSTMPAFHYQFQHELPAVQTRGNGSSASLEMKGTDVKANNCRTTYPIYPQNIPWPYNNTSEMERNELNIGPNGLYNSGIVITQGGQIIPGWSFGNEEDASEKQEDAMLGSGKNDNEETMGDESSSGAEKVARTNNEGGFKMDDREGTSNKCLAPPNN